The genomic DNA AATCCGCTATGTGAACACGGGAAAAGTCCTCTATCGATTAACTACAGGTATCAGATAAGCAAAATTTAATATGCACTTTGACCGGATTTTTCGTGATCTTTCGGCGGAGAAGGACGAAAAGTTGACCTCATTTTTACGTTATCTGTGACTTACTACGGAACAGATGTCACGCAGTCACTTTTCGGGAAGTTTTaagcattaaaattgaaaatgaacccATCTGTCTAGAAtcaaaagaaacagagaaacacTGTGGGTggggggaagaggggggagacgggggagaggggggagggagggggagcaGAAGCAAGGGTGTAAGGGATAAAAATGGTTTGCCAACGCAGAGTTTTACATTTTCAGCAGCAACGAGTCAACAATTTTGTCGTCGATTGTGGCTGTACCTTTTACTCAGATTTATCCTGCATTATAGATAAAATTGTTAATCTGCTTTTTCGCTTCGAAAAGAACATATGGAAAGAATGCGAGCAAGACAACATTTTGAACTTGAGGTCATGATTGAGGTCATGACACCTCAGTTCCTTGGTGAAATATTGCTATGAGTATTTGACGTCTAAACTCGTGCAAAACTCAGGCTTGGAATGATAATTCAAACACACTTATCCTTGACACTTACAACTGGCCTGTAAAAGTTTTGGTGAAACCACACAAATTGTCATGTAAGACGATTTTAAAAGGGCGATTTCGCCTTATTCGTACGAGCGGTCATAAAAATccccatacaaactcttataattccgccatgtctcttatttcacaagatgatcatctcacagctggagcttgggcaaCCTGTGTTTAACCTGCATTTTGTGCTGACAGCTTCATAAAATTCCTTTGACAAACTGAAAGTGGTTtcaatattacaaaattaatatctCGCTTACGTAACGGAACGTTGGGGAAAAAACTGACTAAGAGACACAAACTACAAAGctataaacaaatattttattctgttgTCCTATTCCAGATCTAATTCACATCGGGTAAAAACTGCCAATTATTGGTTTTTGTTAGTACCGTCAACAACTGGAAGAGGCACATCCAACCAGATAAACCAGCCTAGTCTGTTCACAGATGATCACAGATCTGATCATCGTCCAGGGCTCGAGGGATAAAAGCGAATACGATCAGGGGATAAAACGAAAACAGTCacaggggggaggggtgggtcaaATTGAAGATTTGTGTACAAATCGTAACAGAATGCTTGCGGTTGTCCTCAAGTAGTCACTCGAACAGCTGCGGACAGACTAAAAACAGTCTGGTATACCGGCTCCCACGTCGCTTCTGTCGAGCTAAGCTGAGAACTTCTCTAGTCTCCAACCGCTTCATTGGCGGAGAGCATTCTGGCGGCCATATTTGTTGATCCAAACGAAAGATTGTTggaattgttttgattaagcAGTATAATCCTGCAAGAAGTCTTCTGTCTGGTCACTAGTTGAGAGCCGCGTGTGGTGACGTCAATTTTGATTCGCTGTTTAAACGAACGAGTGGCGAAGAGGTAGAGCCTGGGTACAAGGCTAACCAAGAGCATAAAAACAAGCCACACTATAGTTTCACTGTTTTACTTTTTTGCCAACTGCAATCGGTGAAAATCCCTTTCAATCCTGCATGTCGTTAACCCTACTTCTTCGCTTTGAGCGAGGAGGGAAGATAGACTCACTCCGCCGCGAGGACCCACGAGGATTACGCGGTAGATTTACGAAGATCACGAAAGCCGCATATTAAACGCATCATCAGGCAATTTATCAAGGttagttttccttgtatccGGAGCGTTGTAAAGCCTCGTTTTCTCATGATTACAAGACAAGGTGGAATTAGTACTCGCTGCTACGTAGAGCGTAGCTTCGTCAAATTCCACATCGTCTCTGTAAGGTGTTTTCAAGCGTTTGAGAATAGTTTGAACCTGCAAAATAACAGGAGAAGGAAATCTAAAATGTTATTAGTGCGTCTTAAACCACATATACGTTAGTGCTTGCAAGTATTACCTTCGCAAGGTTTCCTTTGCATTGTAGATGGAAAATAGTCCTAAAAGAATCCCTTTCCTTTCAAAAAGATGACAAACGAGTCTCCGTGTTGAAATACGACAAAGGAAAATgacaggaaaaaattttttgtcagTGTATATGACCCATTagctttgacgaagggctaacgctcgaaacgtcatctttggaaactctttgcggtggccaatttacattatcaactcattatcaataccaaattatttaaaaaggacacttctaaaataattttgcacAGTCGGGAAAACTTTGCGCCGACGAGTTTCCTCTAACACGCGTCCTTGACTCATGTATGTTTTCTTTGCCCGCCAAAGTAAGGAagggaataaaaacaaatcaccTCCTATTTCCCTAATGGTCATAGTCTCTATCGATCGTGCTGACTGGAAATAAACCTGCAAATAAGTATGCAAATAAGTTTGACGGGTTCTACTGGTTTCACTGCTCTTACCAAAGAGAAGTCTCCATTTTCTGCGGCCTCTATAGCTCTTTGGGCGATGTAATTTCTAAGAACAAACCTGCGAAGAAAACAATTGCATAAAGATAAAGTTAAAAGTTAGAGAGATGAACAGAAGTAAAACTCGTCAGTCTCagaattccttttgttttagcGGATAAATTCCAAACGATGTGGAGGAACCGGTAGCTTTATGCTCAGGGCGATGAAATTCAAGGAGTCAGGGCTCAAGTGCTGGTCGTGTCAATGTAATGTGGTCTTAAGCCAGACTTACAGTTCACGTGGTGACTATCTCTGGAACGTAAATTGTCCGGGAAACGTAACGGAAAGtagaggaggggggaggggacgGAAAGCAGGGGGGGGGGACGGAAAGtagaggaggggggggagggagagtaACCCAGATTGGCAGGGGATTTCTTAGCAAAGAAACAGGAATAAGCTCCGACAGCAATACGAGACAGTCTCGCAGGCACACTTCACTTTATGCCTCggtaattacaaaaaaaaaaaacaaaacaaaaacaaaaaccaataaaCAAGGTGTTGGTTACAGTGAAGTCATTTTCGCCAGTGTATTTGTCAATTTTGATCTCTTGTCACGTACTGATTCTCATAGGAGAGATAATAGATTCGGGGCTTAAGGTCAACATTTCATTCTTCAAGAAGAACACAGACCTTGGGTTGTTGGATTTCATTACCCTGACTCGTTCTTTGTTTACCTGTGTGcgacagaaaaaaagtaaatcaatgaaaaaattaaaaggaaagatGAGTTCTTCAAAGAGTTATTTTCAAGTGAATGGAAGTGTTGTGTTTACCTCTTGAACATCATGATGGTCGCATTCCTGAACAAGACGATCTCTtagtaaatgaaagaaaataaaaacaaaaggaagaaggaaaaataaatgaagacaAGAATTCACCTTTCAACTCTAATGTAATAGCATACCAATTATacacaaaatacaaattaaccTCTTCTCCCCTTGAACGATGTTGAAGTTTGCTGTCTGTGATTATACAATACTCAGTAGGGAGGAAGGTATTGCAGCGAACTTCGGCACATTTAAACCTCATTTCTTATTACTTCCTTAAGAGCAGCTACGTGAACGTCATGTGtccattaattttttcctttatttacgATCACCCTTGTGGTTTCTTACATGCAATCAATGATTCCCACTCACTTGTAAGCTGTGATCCACTGCGTCCATAAAACACGGTCGTTATTCTCTTTTCCGTTTTGCGTTGACACCTGAGTCGACGGTCGGTCGatcaatcaattaattaatcaaaCCATATATAAATCAATTAGGTTTTATCAACAAAGTCGATAATTTAAATCGGTCACCATAAAGAGTTCCTATGCTGACCTTcggagcgttagcccttcattggtcgttctgacgaaggactagcgctcgaaacgtcagcgtTTAGAAACTCTGCGGTGGCCAGTtcacatcatcaactcagtcgatatAACCAGATTATCTTGCTATATCCCTGCCacccaccacccccccccccccggcgcagcaccacagtttcctctTTATTCATCAATGAATTAATAAATCGCACAAGTAATCATTTATATTATCATATGACCCGTGAGACCCCGCTCGCGCAATCCCATAGAAAACCACAATGAGAGCTGACGTGTGTAGGGCCGGACGGGTTGACGTGAGCCAGCCCGAAAAAAGCCGTTCAGCTCTGCATTCACACGGTTCTGCTTCAAAAACTTAAAgggataaaggaaaagagtaaaaaaagtcGCGTTTTCCGATTAATAGTAGTTTCCGGTTCTCACTCGAAAGTGgcgaaggaaaagttttgaatgTAGAATCCTTTTTTCTGTCGCATCCTATTtaggttgaaacaaaattttcgaaattttcaacagtaagTGGTCGAATGACAAAATGCTCGTTGACTGAGTAAGGGGGCCGAACGAGAAAGTATTTGGCTCCTGGTCATGACACACGCACCTGGCTGCGCTCGGTCTGTACGTTATGACTTcgagctaaatattttcccgtccggccttcctactcagtcaataagtacatagtAACAAATTACGTCTAAGAGCGGTAAGGTTGTTTAAAATAAGAagtgtaaataatttttcatgttgAAAACGTCTTAAGGGTATGTCTTGTGGGTAGTTTTCAAACGTTACGATTACCATCTCACCATCACTAAAAACCCATTTATTTGCTCTCATAAATCCGAGAGGAAAATTGGCTCAgtccgtaacttacagtacagacctcGAACTCGGTTGATAAGAGGTCTTTACTCGATCCATCTGCCCTTTAATAAGAAGATTCAATCACCTTAAGCTGCTCAATTTTTTCCCAGCGCCTTTTGTCCTCCAGAAGATGTTTATCAGCTTCCTTTTCAATATGAGAAATTACATTTGGACTTGACTTCCAAACCTCTTTGCACATCGCTATCATCTGACTAGAAACACAAACAAGAGGAAAACAATTGAACGGTCTATCTAAGAGCCGACCACTAACTTCTTTACTGCGAAGGTTTTGATAATTCTTTAATTCAATTAGCGTGAATTACCACAACGCGAGCTCGTTTTGAAAGGCATGGGAACGAGTGGGAGGCGCGCAGTGAATTATGGGATAGAGGTTCACATTTCATTTGTTGAGGTGAAATAACTAAAGGTTTCTAATTAGATAACGGTAGGCCGATGAACTATAATAGAATTCTCACGAAATGCTGGAAGTTATGTCCAATAGACTGGCATCCATGAAGGTGTAGTAAGAAGGACCCTATTCTCGTTCTTACGAATATGAGGTAAGCTCCACCTGTAATAAACGGCTAGGCCCAAAGGAGTTTACCGATAACCTCCTGGAGATAAACGCCAGAAACCTGGTGCTACAACACTTTTCGACCTTAGAAAAGAAGGTCTAATCGCTGGCTATTTTCGAACTAACCTCCATTCAAGAATCGTCGAGTGCGCTTTGATTAATCCTTGCAGAGGAACACATTGAGACAAAAGGTATTCAACGATGTCTTCATCGCTAAGAACAGAAAACATACAAGGTGATTACTCAGCTACAGTGCACAAAGTCAGCTTTGAACGATAAAAAACCGTAGTATGATCCAAAACTGAATTAGCTTTAAATTAGTACCAACAATCACgtgaataaaaaaacaatttttaaggaACCCGTCACTTGATTTGAATTGAAGCTGTGATCTGTTATCAAAGTCCACGCCACTTTTCCGAGGGTTTCAAAGGGCGACATGATCTAAACTTTGCATCAGTTAAGGACGCTAGCGTAGTGCTCTGCAGCAATTGCCGAATGCAATTCGAACTTGCTTTCAGTTTAGCTCTGTAAAGCTCTGCGATTTGATAGATCAAActcaaccctttgacccccaagagtgaccagcatctaatttctccttacaatatcacccctgaatcaaacattaagctcacgagaataacggaaatgatcaccaactaaagaagctcttgattgttaaacaaattctccttatcagcaccacaggaaatgtaaaaataacagtatggagaatatgcatactgatagtaacatgtaaagggttaagtcacCATCACcaatcaaaaggaaaatcaagatTCATCGCGCCTTGTTCATCCGCGCTCTCCTAAAAGACTTCTTTGAAGCGATTGAGTACGAATCTACCACTGACATCAAGAGTTACTCGGTACTTATTCAATAAATGGGAGGACTGCACGGGGAAATATTTGAGATCCTAACGTATAGATTATGCTCAGCGATGACCTTGCGTaatgaccgagagccaaatattttccaacCCGACCCGACCAAACTCAGTCAGTGAGTCTTACATCATAAGATCCATGATAAATTAACTTATCAAACTTGGACATCTTCCTTCAGTAAATTTCCCCATAGCCAAAAATTCTCGTAGGTTCTAGCGGTTGTTTGAAATAGCTCTTTTGTACTTacggaaaaattgtttcttgcAGTATTAACAAAGGTGCCTGATCATAGCAGTATggacagggcgtgaaattgcgcctaatacaggcgccaatgcgactaaatttttaactttggcgaccaaatcctgaaagttagtcgccaaattggcgactagaacgtttcatcataaccttaccaagagatatagtggattaaaaagatttgcaaagataaatccgcggcaaacttcttcattaagtttgtttctaaaACGTAGCACGTGCTTCTCGATCGacaactagacgccatcttggatttagatgagcctgaaagttgtatatcatccatcctagtgtccgctctgtagcacgttaaagatcttttccctaacttaattttggagggtctatctagaacgctgacagcgtaaagaaagattttgtttgtctttgaaaatggcgcccaacttttttttgaattggctaccactttgaagaatttaggagccaagtggctatcagaaaaaaaagttaatttcacgccctgatgGATGGAGAGACTAGTTACAGAACAAACCTTTTAGATGATGAGCACCCCGTTGGTGTTATATCACTCAGACATCTAAAGGTGTTGGTGAAATCAGCTCCAGTTTTCTCCATGGTGTCAAACAGGGCTGTTATTAGCTTCCTACCAAAATAATCGCATAGGACGTGTCAGTCACAGTAAGATATGAAACGTGGCGGACAGAAAGAGGAGTAAGAGGTGTAGTCAAGTGCATTGTGTGTAAAAGTTCGACAACAACTGAAAATTACAACTCAGAACTCCGAACTAAAACTGGAGCCAGTACTAcgataaaaaattaatcaacacCCTCTATTTTCAACCTACAGGATTTGACAAGACaggaagaaaaagcaaaaaaaaaaaaacaacaaaccaacaaacaaacaaaaaaaccatgGTTCCGTTCCCTAATTGCTCTAACTGGTCAGTGAAAGTAATTTTGTCGAGGCAATAAGTTACATCAGGGGTGGGGTGAGGTTTGTCAAAGGGAATAAAGAATAACAGGAATATCCGATTTGACGGTATTGACAAATGGGTAGGCTTGTAACCGGAGGGGCATATACCTACGAGCAGAGGGAGGGGAAGGAGAGCTACAAATTAATGgattcaaattttcattcacaaaaaggTGGCCCTAGCggggtagggggggggggatgagGTTAGGTTATGACTGGAATTACGGTGTTCTCTCAGTGACTCATTCTTGTTGTAGTGACAAGTTTAACTCACTCATCTGTAGGCAGTTCTTTCTTTAATAATCCAAGCTGAAACATTCAAAAAgcataattattatgattactTATAACAAAAGGAGGCTGCCATTCATTATGATTACTTATAACAAAAGGAGGCTGTCATTCATTCATAGATTTCTGCTGTAATTTATCACTGGTAAAGACTCACCTTCAACCTCATTTTAGCCATGTAACATCTTTGAAATTCTGaatcaaatctgagaaaaaaaaaaggaaaaataaatcttCAGAACAAATTATCATTACATGAAAATATCTTGCAAACCAAAACTTGCAATGACTCTTCATAGTTTTTGCCAAGTCCTACACCCTCCCTACAGTGGCTGGAGGCTTCATCACATTATAAGGTCAACTCCCACAGGTTTTCCCTAACCTCAGTGAGCTCtttccaaataaaaatcaacTACAAAGCCTTCACACTTCACATACATATCTGAGATGATTGCACTAAGTCAAagttattttagtttgaaaaatagGTGAAGCAAAGAAATCCTCTTATTTTGGACTGAAATGAGACAAAGGTTTCAAGACAAACCAAAAACTCCTGGATAGTTTTTCCAAGAACACCTGGTCATGAGAACACTTACAAATCTTCTAACAGAGTCTTAGATTTGTATAGCGGTAGTACATCTTGAATGGCCTCTGCTAATGTGAGCAAATTCCATTTGCACAGTTCAGGCTGATTCTTGAAAGAGTTTCTTCTCCTAGCATCTGTTTGTGCAAAAACATACATACACTGTAAAGTcataagtaaacaaaaacaaatacatttccATGTTAGACTATGAGGATAAATAATTGTCATCTAGACAAATCATATCTTAACAGTCAATTGAGTATATccatgagggggggggggggaagagagagGGGGTTCCctctttccctttttcccaGGATGAATTGGACTTCAGAATGTTTGTTtatgttgatgaaaaatttgtaaaccacaaacaaaaagtaaatgGTGACAGGTTTTAACAGAGGGGCAGAATCCCGAATACCAAAGAGAAAACCTTTTGAGAAATGGCAACATTTATCAAAAAGTCAAATGTCAACCAATATGCAATGCAAGGTTTGAGACTCAAACTCCTGCAACATAGTTTTGAAACAAGTGCTTCATCCCTGCCCCACCCTGCTACCATACACTATTGTCACTGGATTAagattattaaaagaaaataaggataCTCTCCTCTTGTTAATGACCTATCAATTTTTGACATCAGGAGTTCCCCTCCCTCTCACAGTTTATTAGCTAATTATGCACAAGTACCCTCTAATGAAGGGCATACAACTGTATCATGCCAATCATCTCACACTGTGTGACACAAAATGGTCTTTACCACTTACCAGATGCCTGACTCATATAATTTGGATCATAATAATCCAGAAATCCAAAAGGCCCATAATCAATGGTGACACCAACAATGCTCATGTTGTCTGTATTTAACactctgcaaaaaaattatttgtctgaATAGAAGCAGTAGTTTTTGCAGCCCACACAGAATGTAGCCTTACATCTACTCTCCCCCTTTTGCTGACAAAAGCCCTAACTCTACCCTTCCCCCTTCTTGATAAAAGCCTTAATACCTCTACCCTCCCCCCTTTCTGACAAAAGCCCTCTTCTATCCCTCCCCTTCTGTAgtttgaaggaagaaaaatcatACTAACAAGAAAGGCTATTCTCTTATCAACTGCCTGTCTCACCCATGACAAAATCCAACACACTGCCAACTGGCAACAAGGCGAGCAGTTAACAAGGTCAACTCTTTGAAAAAGGCAAGATACCATTCTTCAGGACTCTGAAAGTCTCCTGCAGAGatctgattttaaaaaaaacaacaaaaaagtatAGCTGCTaaatttataaaagaaaaatgaaataaatttaaaagaaattgatttaATTACAAtaacataagaaaaaataaactctttatTTACTTTGCAACTCAGAAAATGTATATGTGAATTTGTAGTCTGATAATTcaggtgtttttgtttttaattccttgTGTTTCAACACCCTTGTCAAAAGGCATCAACAAATTCAGTGAAGGATGAACTGTCACTCCATATccaaaaacattaatttactGCATGCCATAATGATATTtaccccttcactcccaagatgtcattaataattctccttactatctgccatacaattcctttGATATTAGTGTAGAGAATTgggttttggatcaactaatgattccctgaatggatatttttctctattttcatcacttttctgcttgatattgtattgatattgcgaGGATAAATTCGACTGATGTTTGTAACTtatgggagttatagggttaattGCAGAGGTAAATCAGTGAGGGGTAGAGTTGCTTTGAGTACCAAGTGTGGTTGTGATTTAGAAGTACCAGTACTCAAAGAGCAGTCAGTAGAATTAATTCAACATAAAATTTGAACTTAACTGACATACTTGGGGGAAGAAGGTTTTAATGGTGTAGCTTAGCAACTGATGCAGAATGTCCACTCTACCAGCACTAGGACCTTGATAACCAGTCACTGGATCAGgtggtttgaaaatttcaaaagagccaAACCTAAGAGAGTTTGGATGAGAATTCAATTTCACTTAaatataatgataattattattaaataaacttGTTGTGATTTGTTACAAATCTATGAATTCAATGTCTTCCATTAAAACAAGCATAGTGAGCACATATGATATGTACACAATGACTAGTTGAATTGCATTGTATTGTGGTTCAATATCACTAACTACCTTCCCTTTACAATTTTCTGCACTGTATTATTACACTTTATCATTCTACTGTTACCATTTTACTATATTGGGGCAttggaacagaaaaaatatacCACCATATAACTTGGCAGAACAGGGCAAAAATACCAACTGAAAGGTAGAAAGTAAATGGCATCACTGAACAATCCaaactttggtttttttcctgCATTTTTTAGGCTTGTCTTTTTAAGTAACAAACTTTTTTGCACATTCAAtggttttgcttgtttttttttccttttcctagCTCCTTTTCCATGTAGAGGACACAGGACACATCACAATAGAACACCTCCTTAATagaatattattttcattgctttcattcttttgtctttttgttgaCTCTATTGTCATATATCAAACTCAGTGTCTTCAACACTAAGCGAGGGCCCTTCCCACACCTTTTGTGACTGATCTGATGCTCATTCAAAGCTACaggaattattttgaaaactcaacACCAAAATGCTATAAAATGAGCTGATAGTGGAATCTCTCATTTAGTGTTTTAACATATAATATGAATGGCCATTCTCATGCTTCACccaactcgcaaaatatccaTGCATATTATACCATCAAACTGTTATGGATGTGCAGCATGTCGCTACAACTCACAACATAGTTAGCACTTAAGATAACCTGTGAAATACACATTCCTCCAAGGGTAGACTTCAATGGACAATTGTGTTTAATCAATATGGCAGTTAAGGCTTTTGTACCTCAGAAAGGTTGGAGCAATCCTCAATACTAGAGaagccttttcttttgaaatattccCAGTGTAATCTTTATCTCTTTCTACTAATGTATCTGAGGTTATACAACAgccagctgaaaaaaaaaacaaacagacaaatgaACAATGCAACTTgaataaaacatttcattttacaATGATAACCACAAAAGCTACCTCATTCACCTATCTCTTACACaacaagatttttcttttcatctaaGAAAATTGAATCTGAGATGTTTGGCAAATTATTATCTGATCACatatatttaaaaacaaaaattggccaGTTTTATCCAAGGTTAGGGGATGCAACCAACACACTCTAATAATGTAAGGATCATTTTTTAAGGTATCAACCCTTAAAACCCAAACATCGgtatgcttattctccatactgttctataaatttcctagggtgctgacagggagaatttgtttcacaatcaagaccTTATTTGGTTGGTAATCATGtcctttcaatgttatttcattttctcacGTCTTTGGTTCAATAGCCTCACCTCGATTGAATTGCAATTGCAGTCCAGAAAGCAACAGTGTACAAACTCTTACCTCTTGTGGTTGGTATTCCTAGGTGATAAATAGCCtgaaataatttacaataatgataattttatttaattaatttcacaACAACATAATATCA from Pocillopora verrucosa isolate sample1 chromosome 10, ASM3666991v2, whole genome shotgun sequence includes the following:
- the LOC131776128 gene encoding protein adenylyltransferase SelO, mitochondrial, with protein sequence MRLKSIRHFVPLFRTSLLWSFRTSTNTMATLETLNFDNLALHSLPIDKETQNVIRQVKDACFTLVKPTKVNNPTLVAYSQEALSLLDLPPSEVTRPDFVQYMSGEKILPGSQTAAHCYCGHQQGYFSGQLGDGAAMYLGEIVNSNGERWEIQLKGSGLTPFSNHRDGRKALRSSIREFLCSEAIYHLGIPTTRAGCCITSDTLVERDKDYTGNISKEKASLVLRIAPTFLRFGSFEIFKPPDPVTGYQGPSAGRVDILHQLLSYTIKTFFPQISAGDFQSPEEWYLAFFKELTLLTARLVASWQCVGFCHGVLNTDNMSIVGVTIDYGPFGFLDYYDPNYMSQASDARRRNSFKNQPELCKWNLLTLAEAIQDVLPLYKSKTLLEDLFDSEFQRCYMAKMRLKLGLLKKELPTDEKLITALFDTMEKTGADFTNTFRCLSDITPTGCSSSKSDEDIVEYLLSQCVPLQGLIKAHSTILEWSQMIAMCKEVWKSSPNVISHIEKEADKHLLEDKRRWEKIEQLKVSTQNGKENNDRVLWTQWITAYKDRLVQECDHHDVQEVNKERVRVMKSNNPRFVLRNYIAQRAIEAAENGDFSLVQTILKRLKTPYRDDVEFDEATLYVAASTNSTLSCNHEKTRLYNAPDTRKTNLDKLPDDAFNMRLS